GAATCTCGGAGAAGCCGAGGATGGCGTTGAGCGGTGTTCTCAGTTCGTGGCTCATGTTTGCCAGGAATTCGGACTTGGCCTTGTTGGCTGCTTCCGCGCGGTCCTTTTCCGCAAGGTAATTGGTGTTGGCGACGGAAAGCTCCGCCTTCTGGCGCTCGAGTTTCTTCTGGGAGGAGGAAAGATCCCCGATCGTCGCCATCAGGCGACGTTCCTGATCGCGCAGGCGCTCCTGGTGCCGCTTCAGCAGCGTGATGTCGGTGCCGACGGAAACGAGGCCGCCGTCACGCGTGCGCCGCTCGTTGATCTGCAGCCAGCGCTCGTCGGCAAGCTGCACCTCGGTCGTGCGCGAATTGTTGCCGAGATCGGGATCGGCGATGCGACGCTGGATGATCGGTCGCGCGGCCGCAGCCTGCACCACGGCGCGCTCGGTACCGGGCACGAGAATGCTGTCGGGCAGACCGTAAACCTGCTGGAAGTGGGCGTTACACATCACCAAGCGGTCGTTCTTGTCCCACAGCACGAAGGCTTCGGACGTGCATTCGATGGCGTCCGCCAGTCGCTGGTCGGCCTCGGCGTAGCGCTGGGCCAGACGATGCTGTTCCGTCACGTCCATGGCGATGCCGATCACATGCAGGCAGCCGGTGTTCGAGCGGATCACCTGGGCGCGGGCACGCATCCAGACATAATGACCGTTGGCATGGCGCATGCGGAAGACCTGATCGATCTGCCGGGAGCCACCCTTGCCGATGGCACGGGCCAGCGCATAGAGATTGCCGTCTGCCGGATGCATCAGTTTGGCCGCATCGGCAAAGGTCAGCATGTCCTCGGAGGGCGAAAGCCCGAGCATTTCGTACATCGAGCGCGACCAGAAGAGCTTGCGCGAGGCGAGATCGAAATCCCAAAGGCCGCAGCGACCGCGCGACAGGGCGGTTTCCACCCGCACGTTGGTTTCGAGGAAGATGTCGTCCGCATCGCGGGCGCGTTTCACCTGCTGGAAATAGGCGTAGAGGATGACCAGCAGGATCATCGAGATCCCGGCAAAGAGGGTGACGTTGAGCGAGATTTCGCTTCGCCAGAAGCTCATGGCGCCCTGAAGGGAATGGGCAGCGAGAATGAGCGCTCCTTCGGTTCCGACGGGCGTGACCACCGCGAAATGGCGGATGCCGCCAATATCCGTTTCGATCGCACCGCTGCGATCGGCGAAACGCCTGATGGTGCTGACTTCGGGCAGGAGCGAACCGAGTTGCATGCCGACGTAACCCGCGCCATCGGAAGACGAGCCATAAATGCGCCCGCTGGTGTCGACCAGCAGCACGAAGGCGCCGTCGGCCATGCGTTC
The window above is part of the Rhizobium sp. ACO-34A genome. Proteins encoded here:
- a CDS encoding PAS domain-containing sensor histidine kinase; this translates as MSNAQRATAADERLRLKFTGIAALFDTLSRCVSMLGNGDADMSRRVETILRRSIPVLILAFLAVVALARVTGMLSEHARIESAVRQSTALVSATANAALVAQPELFANADRQRSEAALARFLPQERMADGAFVLLVDTSGRIYGSSSDGAGYVGMQLGSLLPEVSTIRRFADRSGAIETDIGGIRHFAVVTPVGTEGALILAAHSLQGAMSFWRSEISLNVTLFAGISMILLVILYAYFQQVKRARDADDIFLETNVRVETALSRGRCGLWDFDLASRKLFWSRSMYEMLGLSPSEDMLTFADAAKLMHPADGNLYALARAIGKGGSRQIDQVFRMRHANGHYVWMRARAQVIRSNTGCLHVIGIAMDVTEQHRLAQRYAEADQRLADAIECTSEAFVLWDKNDRLVMCNAHFQQVYGLPDSILVPGTERAVVQAAAARPIIQRRIADPDLGNNSRTTEVQLADERWLQINERRTRDGGLVSVGTDITLLKRHQERLRDQERRLMATIGDLSSSQKKLERQKAELSVANTNYLAEKDRAEAANKAKSEFLANMSHELRTPLNAILGFSEILVAGMFGPIGSPKYSEYARDIHDSGKHLLNVINDILDMSKIEAGQMKIRCEDIDLDALIEESMRLTAIPADEKDILIQQRVSTGLTMNADRRAMKQILLNILSNAVKFTDAGGRIALRARRIGDAVTITIADTGIGIPKTALSKIGHPFEQVQSQYARSNGGSGLGLAISRSLVSMHGGELSIRSREGHGTVVSVRIPDEISTRRGKIAAA